The following coding sequences are from one Epilithonimonas vandammei window:
- a CDS encoding BaiN/RdsA family NAD(P)/FAD-dependent oxidoreductase, with the protein MDFKKKKIIIIGGGASGFFAAANLDEDKYDVSILEQNSDVLQKVKISGGGRCNVTHACFDPRELTSFYPRGSKELLSVFTKFQPGDTMEWFESRNVPLKIEKDNRVFPVSDSSQSIINAMTKEVLGKKFEIKTQISVSEIINQDNNYLVKTKQGDFLADIIIYCTGSAPKSLKMIEKLGHKMIEPVPSLFTFNIKDDLLKDLPGTSFENAEIQIPSLKTAESGPLLITHWGLSGPAVLKISAWEARTLAELKYQFEIEVNFISIPISEAENLLKTFKTQNPKKSIGQSKIFNVTNRFWNKVLETCNINPEKQIANISAKELNAILEALCRKKMQVTGKSIYKDEFVTAGGVDLRELDFKNMESKLLPNFYICGEVLNIDAITGGFNFQACWSEAWLISQKLNTNS; encoded by the coding sequence ATGGATTTTAAAAAAAAGAAAATAATTATCATTGGCGGCGGCGCTTCTGGTTTTTTTGCCGCTGCAAATCTGGATGAGGACAAATATGACGTTTCTATCCTAGAGCAGAATTCGGACGTACTGCAAAAGGTAAAAATATCCGGCGGCGGACGTTGCAATGTCACCCACGCATGCTTTGATCCGAGAGAGCTCACCAGTTTCTATCCGAGAGGAAGCAAAGAGCTACTCAGTGTTTTTACAAAATTCCAGCCCGGAGATACAATGGAATGGTTCGAGTCTAGAAATGTTCCCTTAAAAATCGAAAAAGACAACCGGGTATTTCCGGTTTCGGACTCTTCACAAAGCATTATCAATGCAATGACTAAAGAAGTGCTTGGAAAAAAATTTGAAATAAAAACCCAGATTTCGGTTTCGGAGATCATCAACCAAGACAATAATTATCTGGTTAAAACCAAGCAAGGCGATTTTCTTGCAGACATTATCATTTATTGCACGGGAAGCGCACCTAAATCTTTAAAAATGATTGAAAAACTTGGTCATAAAATGATAGAGCCTGTTCCGTCACTATTCACATTCAACATTAAAGATGACTTATTGAAGGATCTTCCCGGAACCAGTTTTGAAAACGCCGAAATCCAAATTCCTAGCCTGAAAACAGCAGAATCAGGTCCACTTTTGATAACACATTGGGGACTTTCCGGGCCAGCTGTACTCAAAATTTCTGCTTGGGAAGCAAGAACATTGGCTGAGTTAAAATACCAATTTGAAATCGAGGTAAATTTTATTTCAATACCAATTTCTGAGGCTGAAAACCTTTTAAAAACTTTCAAGACACAAAATCCTAAAAAATCTATCGGGCAATCTAAAATATTTAACGTAACCAACCGATTTTGGAATAAGGTTCTAGAGACCTGCAATATCAATCCGGAAAAGCAGATTGCTAATATATCCGCAAAAGAGTTGAATGCGATATTGGAAGCTCTGTGCAGAAAAAAAATGCAAGTAACCGGAAAATCTATTTATAAAGATGAGTTTGTAACTGCCGGCGGTGTAGACCTGCGGGAATTGGATTTTAAAAATATGGAATCCAAACTCTTACCAAATTTTTATATTTGCGGAGAAGTTCTTAATATTGATGCAATTACAGGCGGCTTTAATTTTCAAGCCTGCTGGAGTGAAGCTTGGTTAATTTCTCAAAAACTTAATACCAATTCGTGA
- a CDS encoding bacteriophage spanin2 family protein, producing the protein MKYPKIIFKLFTLSLFALMISCQTRVVSPNKPMNDNTLELYKTYTIQTNDTKNQKLQIIKVDADKIYGKDKSGAVVEIPRSDVREIKKPDILSSVIIGAAALAAVIFIPI; encoded by the coding sequence ATGAAATATCCTAAAATTATATTCAAATTATTTACCTTATCATTGTTTGCATTGATGATTTCTTGCCAAACAAGAGTGGTGAGTCCTAACAAACCAATGAATGACAATACATTAGAGCTTTATAAAACCTACACCATACAGACTAATGATACTAAAAATCAAAAACTGCAAATCATAAAAGTAGATGCTGATAAAATATATGGAAAAGATAAATCTGGTGCTGTTGTAGAAATCCCGAGAAGTGATGTACGCGAAATCAAAAAGCCTGATATTTTATCTTCCGTGATTATTGGTGCTGCTGCTCTTGCTGCTGTAATCTTTATTCCCATCTAA
- a CDS encoding ribosomal maturation YjgA family protein translates to MKINFKFYYKSFLIATELKNIFFVRAYLGDVFVVMLMYYFIKAFFDFNPTKLIVGIFIFSCLIEFAQYFHFGELLGFKDNRIVMIILGNSFSWIDILCYFAGCAVIFLFIILDGNKDYSSKSSSTNNHGR, encoded by the coding sequence GTGAAAATTAATTTTAAATTCTATTACAAAAGCTTTCTGATTGCTACAGAACTTAAAAACATCTTCTTCGTAAGAGCTTATTTGGGTGATGTTTTCGTTGTAATGTTGATGTATTATTTCATCAAAGCATTTTTCGATTTCAATCCAACAAAATTGATTGTCGGGATTTTCATTTTTTCCTGCCTGATTGAGTTTGCCCAATATTTTCACTTCGGAGAATTATTGGGTTTCAAAGACAATCGCATTGTCATGATTATACTTGGCAACTCATTCAGCTGGATTGATATTCTCTGTTATTTTGCGGGCTGCGCAGTGATTTTTTTGTTTATCATATTAGATGGGAATAAAGATTACAGCAGCAAGAGCAGCAGCACCAATAATCACGGAAGATAA
- the mutS gene encoding DNA mismatch repair protein MutS has translation MTQYNTIKAKYPDALLLFRVGDFYETFGQDAIKTSQILGIVLTKRANGEGHIELAGFPHHSVDSYLPKLVRAGMRVAICDQLEDPKSVKGIVKRGVTELVTPGVTFNDQVLTSKKNNFLLSLHKEKEKYGMALVDVSTGEFLVSEGNLEKLLHIVHTFDPSEIIYQRTSEIPNQLRNKNVFKLEDWAFKYPYAYEKLTSHFKTQSLKGFGIDEHKLGITAAGAIFAYLVEDTHHALLQHITRIQVIPQDDYLMMDNFTLRNLEIVYPANHNGKSLLDIIDKTSTPMGGRLLRRRLILPLKNISDINRRLSLIEFLNKEDSLKYDIKDLLKGISDLDRLIGKLAAEKISPKELGYLRQSIININEIRKHLLKFPDVLAWIDPFINLEELITLINDHLNHELPVNINKGNVIKEGISEELDHLRNLQSKGRGFLDDMCQREIERTGITSLKIDFNGVFGYYIEVRNTHKDKVPEDWIRKQTLVNAERYITEELKEYENQILGAEEKIGKLELELYRNICENVLIYIDQLQENSKLIGELDCAVGLSELSVEDNYTKPILNDSFTIDIQEGRHPIIEKSLPLGESYIPNDVFLDRDSQQIIMVTGPNMAGKSAILRQTAIIALLAQIGSFVPAKHAEIGTLDKIFTRVGATDNLSAGESTFMVEMNEAANILNNISDRSLILLDEIGRGTSTYDGVSIAWAIAEYLHQHPTQPKTLFATHYHELNEMSVNFERIKNFHVSIQEAKGNIIFLRKLISGGSEHSFGIHVAKLAGMPSKVVNRANEILKTLESTRTTQDSGEKIKRVTEENLQLSFFQLDDPVLENIREELTKIDINTLTPIEALMKLNAIKKMIGK, from the coding sequence ATGACGCAATACAATACAATTAAGGCGAAATATCCTGATGCATTGTTATTGTTCCGAGTAGGAGATTTCTACGAAACTTTTGGACAAGATGCAATAAAAACATCGCAGATTCTTGGGATTGTTCTCACCAAAAGAGCCAATGGCGAAGGTCATATCGAATTGGCCGGATTTCCGCATCATTCCGTAGATTCTTATCTTCCAAAGCTTGTAAGAGCCGGAATGCGCGTTGCAATTTGCGACCAATTGGAAGACCCAAAATCTGTCAAAGGAATTGTAAAACGTGGGGTTACAGAGTTGGTGACGCCAGGTGTAACCTTCAACGACCAAGTTCTGACTTCAAAGAAAAATAACTTTCTACTTTCTCTTCATAAAGAAAAAGAAAAATACGGAATGGCGCTTGTGGATGTTTCCACTGGTGAATTTCTCGTGAGTGAAGGAAACCTAGAAAAATTGCTTCACATCGTTCACACTTTTGACCCGAGCGAGATTATTTATCAAAGAACTTCTGAGATTCCGAATCAACTTAGAAATAAGAATGTTTTCAAGCTGGAAGATTGGGCGTTCAAATATCCTTATGCTTACGAAAAACTGACTTCACATTTCAAAACACAATCTTTGAAAGGTTTTGGAATTGATGAACATAAATTGGGAATTACGGCTGCAGGAGCTATTTTCGCTTATTTGGTTGAAGATACGCATCACGCATTGTTGCAGCATATTACGAGAATCCAAGTGATTCCGCAGGATGATTATCTGATGATGGATAATTTCACTTTGAGAAATCTCGAGATTGTTTATCCAGCAAATCATAATGGAAAATCCCTTCTTGATATTATTGATAAAACGTCTACGCCAATGGGCGGAAGATTGCTGAGACGACGATTGATTCTTCCTTTGAAAAACATCAGCGATATCAACAGAAGATTAAGCCTGATTGAATTCCTAAATAAAGAAGATTCTTTGAAATACGACATCAAAGATTTGTTGAAAGGTATTTCTGATTTGGATAGGTTAATTGGAAAATTAGCGGCTGAAAAGATTTCACCGAAAGAATTAGGTTATCTCCGTCAAAGTATCATTAATATTAATGAAATCAGAAAACATCTGTTAAAATTTCCGGATGTTCTGGCTTGGATTGACCCTTTCATCAATCTTGAAGAATTGATTACTTTAATTAATGACCATTTGAATCATGAACTTCCTGTCAACATCAACAAAGGAAATGTCATCAAAGAAGGAATTTCGGAAGAATTGGATCATTTGAGAAATCTTCAAAGTAAAGGCCGTGGTTTCTTAGACGATATGTGTCAACGTGAAATCGAAAGAACTGGAATCACAAGTTTGAAAATTGATTTCAATGGTGTTTTCGGATATTATATCGAAGTTCGAAATACACATAAAGACAAAGTTCCTGAAGATTGGATCAGAAAACAGACTTTGGTAAATGCAGAACGTTACATCACCGAAGAGCTGAAAGAATATGAAAATCAAATTCTTGGCGCTGAAGAAAAAATTGGAAAATTAGAATTGGAACTTTACAGAAATATCTGTGAAAATGTTCTCATTTATATTGACCAGTTACAAGAAAATTCGAAACTAATTGGAGAATTGGATTGCGCTGTTGGATTGTCCGAGTTATCTGTGGAGGATAATTATACCAAACCGATTCTGAATGATTCTTTCACAATTGACATCCAGGAAGGACGACATCCAATCATTGAAAAATCTTTACCGCTAGGCGAATCTTATATCCCGAATGATGTTTTTTTAGATAGAGATTCTCAACAGATTATAATGGTAACCGGACCGAATATGGCCGGTAAATCCGCGATTTTGAGACAAACTGCGATTATTGCTTTGCTGGCTCAAATCGGAAGTTTTGTTCCTGCAAAACACGCTGAAATTGGAACTTTGGACAAGATTTTTACTAGAGTTGGTGCAACAGATAATTTGTCTGCCGGCGAATCGACTTTTATGGTGGAAATGAATGAAGCTGCGAATATTCTTAATAATATCTCGGACAGAAGTTTGATTTTGTTGGACGAAATCGGACGTGGAACTTCTACTTACGATGGTGTTTCCATTGCGTGGGCCATTGCAGAATATCTTCACCAACATCCGACACAACCGAAAACGTTATTCGCAACGCATTATCACGAACTGAACGAAATGTCTGTGAATTTCGAGAGAATCAAGAACTTCCACGTCTCCATTCAAGAAGCAAAAGGCAATATTATATTCCTTAGAAAACTGATTTCCGGAGGAAGTGAACATAGTTTTGGTATTCACGTGGCTAAGTTAGCTGGAATGCCTTCAAAAGTCGTGAATCGTGCGAACGAGATTCTTAAAACTCTAGAATCAACCAGAACAACTCAAGATTCTGGAGAGAAAATAAAACGCGTGACCGAAGAAAATCTTCAGCTTTCGTTTTTCCAGTTGGATGATCCGGTTCTGGAAAATATCCGCGAAGAATTGACAAAAATCGACATCAATACTTTGACGCCAATTGAAGCTTTGATGAAACTTAATGCAATTAAAAAGATGATCGGGAAATAA
- a CDS encoding MBL fold metallo-hydrolase yields the protein MKVEQIYTGCLAQGAYYIVSENEAAIIDPLREVKPYLERLEKDNVKLKYIFETHFHADFVSGHLDLSKKTDAPIVFGPTAKPDFKAIIAEDNQFFEIGKIKIKVLHTPGHTLESSTFLLIDEEGKETAIFSGDTLFLGDVGRPDLAQKAGEIDERDLAGMLYESLQNKILPLDDSITVYPAHGAGSACGKNMQKETVDTLGNQKRTNYALNQPNKESFINEVLDGLTAPPKYFGMNVAMNKGGYASFDQVLKKGKNPLSVEEFEIAAEETGALILDTRSAAVFHKGFVPNSINIGIKGDFAPWVGAMIVDVQQPILLVSDEGTEEEVITRLSRVGFDNVLGFLDGSFEAWKNSGKETDEIRRISAEEFAGEFSENMKVVDVRKESEYEAEHINDAYSKPLAYINDWVNSLDNSEHFYIHCAGGYRSMIAASILQARGYRNFTEVDGGFNAIKKTEKFPLSNFVCQSKTL from the coding sequence ATGAAGGTTGAACAAATATATACTGGCTGTCTTGCGCAAGGTGCGTACTACATTGTTTCCGAAAACGAAGCGGCAATTATTGATCCGCTAAGAGAAGTGAAACCTTATTTGGAGCGTTTGGAGAAAGACAACGTGAAACTCAAATATATTTTTGAAACGCATTTTCACGCAGATTTTGTTTCTGGACATTTGGATTTATCAAAGAAAACCGATGCTCCAATTGTTTTTGGACCCACAGCAAAACCTGATTTTAAAGCAATTATTGCTGAGGATAATCAGTTTTTTGAGATTGGAAAAATCAAAATCAAAGTTCTTCACACACCGGGACATACTTTGGAAAGTTCCACTTTTCTTTTGATTGATGAAGAAGGGAAAGAAACAGCCATTTTCTCAGGCGACACCTTATTTTTAGGCGATGTTGGAAGACCGGATTTAGCGCAGAAAGCAGGAGAAATTGACGAAAGAGATTTAGCAGGAATGCTTTACGAAAGTCTTCAAAACAAGATTTTACCTTTGGATGATTCGATTACGGTTTATCCGGCTCACGGTGCTGGTTCCGCTTGCGGAAAAAATATGCAGAAAGAAACAGTAGATACTTTGGGAAATCAGAAAAGAACCAATTATGCACTTAATCAACCTAACAAAGAATCTTTTATTAATGAAGTTCTTGACGGATTAACTGCTCCGCCAAAATATTTCGGGATGAATGTCGCAATGAACAAAGGCGGTTACGCAAGTTTTGACCAAGTTCTGAAAAAAGGAAAAAATCCGTTGTCTGTGGAAGAATTTGAAATTGCGGCTGAAGAAACCGGAGCTTTGATTTTGGATACAAGAAGTGCGGCGGTTTTTCATAAAGGTTTTGTTCCAAACTCAATCAATATAGGAATCAAAGGTGATTTTGCACCTTGGGTCGGCGCTATGATTGTGGATGTTCAACAGCCGATTCTTTTGGTTTCTGACGAAGGAACTGAGGAAGAAGTCATTACAAGACTAAGCAGAGTTGGATTTGATAATGTTTTAGGCTTTTTGGACGGAAGTTTTGAAGCTTGGAAAAATTCAGGAAAAGAAACCGACGAAATTAGAAGAATCTCTGCAGAAGAATTTGCTGGTGAATTTTCTGAAAATATGAAAGTTGTTGATGTGAGAAAAGAGTCAGAATACGAAGCAGAACATATCAATGACGCTTACAGTAAACCTTTGGCTTACATCAATGATTGGGTTAATTCTTTAGATAATTCTGAACATTTTTATATTCATTGTGCTGGAGGTTACAGGAGTATGATTGCGGCAAGTATTTTGCAGGCAAGAGGTTATAGAAATTTCACTGAGGTTGACGGTGGCTTCAATGCGATTAAGAAAACAGAGAAATTTCCATTGAGTAATTTTGTATGTCAAAGTAAAACTTTGTAG
- a CDS encoding thioredoxin family protein gives MSQKFQELIQSERPVLIDFFATWCQPCKVQSSVLNSVKEQIGDKARIVKIDVDQFPTIASENGVRGVPTLAIFKNGELLWKESGVHDVNSLVSLLEQYSN, from the coding sequence ATGTCACAGAAATTTCAAGAACTAATACAATCCGAACGTCCTGTTTTGATTGACTTTTTTGCAACGTGGTGTCAACCTTGCAAAGTTCAGTCTTCCGTTCTTAACTCGGTAAAAGAACAAATTGGAGACAAGGCCAGAATTGTCAAGATCGATGTGGATCAATTTCCAACAATTGCATCAGAAAATGGTGTTCGTGGCGTTCCGACTTTAGCGATTTTCAAAAATGGAGAATTGCTTTGGAAAGAAAGTGGTGTTCACGATGTTAATTCTTTGGTTAGTTTGCTGGAGCAGTATTCTAATTAG
- a CDS encoding nitrilase-related carbon-nitrogen hydrolase: MSSIRIAGLNLDIIWKNKEANFQLIEQELSSVEADLFLFPEMFSTGFCMEADEVADRNLETLTWMKSFAKRKNSAVAGSVSVEENGKFYNRFYFVFPDESFEYYDKRHLFSYSGEDKIYTAGTNRKIIDYKGFKILLQVCFDLRFPVFSRNQNDYDAVLYVANWPKSRVEAWKSLLKARSIENQAFLFGLNRIGIDGYNLEYEESSLVYFPDGREISERKNNLIITEWNLQELKEYRNKFPFLNERDVFEISL; this comes from the coding sequence ATGTCATCAATTAGAATTGCAGGATTGAATCTGGATATTATCTGGAAAAATAAAGAGGCTAATTTCCAGCTGATCGAGCAGGAATTGAGTTCCGTTGAAGCGGATTTATTTCTGTTTCCAGAGATGTTTTCTACCGGATTTTGTATGGAAGCGGACGAAGTTGCCGACAGAAATCTAGAAACTTTGACTTGGATGAAATCCTTTGCCAAAAGGAAAAATTCGGCAGTTGCAGGAAGTGTTTCTGTGGAGGAAAATGGAAAATTCTATAATAGATTTTATTTTGTTTTTCCAGATGAAAGTTTTGAATATTACGACAAAAGACATTTGTTTTCTTATTCCGGAGAAGATAAAATCTACACCGCAGGAACAAATCGAAAAATCATTGATTATAAGGGATTTAAAATTCTTTTACAGGTTTGTTTTGATTTACGTTTTCCTGTTTTCTCAAGAAATCAGAATGATTATGATGCCGTTTTATATGTTGCGAATTGGCCAAAATCCAGAGTTGAAGCTTGGAAATCATTGTTAAAAGCACGTTCGATTGAAAATCAGGCTTTTCTTTTTGGATTAAACAGAATTGGAATAGATGGCTATAACCTTGAATATGAGGAAAGTTCATTAGTCTATTTTCCAGACGGACGAGAAATCTCCGAAAGAAAAAACAACCTCATCATAACCGAATGGAATTTACAAGAATTGAAAGAATACCGAAATAAGTTTCCTTTTTTGAATGAAAGAGATGTGTTTGAAATAAGTTTATAA
- a CDS encoding murein L,D-transpeptidase catalytic domain family protein encodes MKKFPLLLCLIYMVTTSFYPSGSENKKSLQPLSVKEIKLTPKKNFSPKNPAEEIYRQLQFTDEKLNFEVFEKAYLGFQNLKKSGKLQPTANLLSVCDFSLSSNKKRLWVINVDEKKVLFNSLVAHGKGTGEEFATQFSNVENSHQSSLGFYITEQTYTGDNGYSLRLFGMDKGYNDAALERCIVMHGANYVSEDFIKAEKRLGRSWGCPAVPRELAEPIINTIKNQTCLFIYYPDQNYLAGSQWLKGTEEKDKILDSLEQQKMATN; translated from the coding sequence ATGAAGAAATTCCCATTACTGTTATGCTTGATTTACATGGTAACAACCTCTTTTTATCCGTCAGGTTCCGAGAACAAAAAATCTCTGCAACCCTTGTCAGTAAAAGAAATTAAGCTAACGCCAAAAAAGAATTTCTCTCCAAAAAACCCAGCTGAAGAAATCTACAGACAACTTCAGTTTACGGATGAAAAATTGAATTTTGAAGTCTTTGAAAAAGCTTATTTAGGATTCCAAAATTTGAAAAAATCCGGTAAACTGCAGCCAACGGCAAACCTGCTTTCTGTATGTGATTTCAGCTTGTCTTCTAACAAAAAAAGACTTTGGGTCATTAACGTGGACGAGAAAAAAGTGCTTTTTAATTCGCTTGTAGCACACGGAAAAGGTACAGGAGAAGAGTTTGCGACCCAGTTTTCTAATGTAGAAAACTCGCATCAGTCCAGCCTAGGATTTTACATTACAGAGCAAACGTATACCGGTGACAATGGCTATTCCCTGCGTTTATTCGGGATGGATAAAGGTTATAATGATGCTGCTCTGGAACGCTGCATCGTGATGCACGGCGCTAATTATGTCAGCGAAGATTTTATTAAAGCAGAAAAACGACTTGGGAGAAGCTGGGGATGTCCTGCTGTCCCCAGAGAGCTTGCCGAGCCTATCATCAACACGATAAAAAATCAGACTTGTCTTTTTATTTATTATCCGGATCAAAACTATCTTGCCGGCTCGCAATGGCTTAAAGGAACTGAGGAGAAAGATAAAATCTTGGATTCTTTGGAGCAGCAGAAAATGGCTACGAATTGA
- a CDS encoding response regulator transcription factor: MSNRILLVEDDQSFGAVLKDYLTINNFEVTLATDGEIGLKEFTEKEFDICIFDVMMPKKDGFSLAEDVKKIDKNTPIIFLTARNMREDILKGYQLGADDYITKPFDTELLLYKIKAILQRSAVLENEDQEQFKISNIFFDSMLRQLRVGENEYKLSPKENELLKLLCIHRNDFMPRDLALRKIWKKENYFTARSMDVYIAKLRKLLKDDEGLEIINVHGEGFRLLVKNP, encoded by the coding sequence ATGAGCAACAGAATATTATTAGTAGAAGACGACCAAAGTTTTGGCGCAGTTCTTAAGGATTATTTAACCATCAACAACTTCGAGGTAACACTGGCAACCGACGGAGAAATAGGACTGAAAGAGTTTACAGAAAAGGAATTCGACATCTGCATTTTCGATGTAATGATGCCGAAAAAAGACGGATTTTCTTTGGCAGAAGATGTGAAGAAAATTGATAAAAACACACCAATCATTTTCTTGACCGCAAGAAATATGCGTGAAGATATCTTGAAAGGTTATCAATTGGGAGCGGATGATTACATCACAAAACCATTTGATACTGAGTTACTTCTTTATAAAATCAAAGCCATTCTACAAAGAAGCGCTGTTTTGGAAAATGAAGACCAGGAGCAGTTTAAAATCAGTAATATTTTCTTCGATTCTATGTTGAGACAACTACGAGTTGGCGAAAACGAATACAAGCTTTCTCCAAAAGAAAACGAACTTTTGAAATTGCTTTGCATCCACAGAAACGACTTTATGCCGAGAGATTTAGCTTTGAGAAAAATCTGGAAAAAAGAGAATTATTTCACGGCGAGAAGTATGGATGTTTACATCGCAAAACTGAGAAAACTTCTTAAAGATGATGAAGGTTTGGAAATCATCAACGTTCACGGCGAAGGTTTCCGATTATTGGTAAAGAATCCATAA
- a CDS encoding sensor histidine kinase, with protein MNNKFIPIISVFMTISLVVFVSLQLYWIKELYTSLEQDFSNKVYSALETSTQKINQIEVNKYWNETYNNVGKEVLASKNQPTKTFIQQSSDSANRSNILFQTSIVEKQNIPVSAKGDTLYTTKLYKDEGQLKLKRSSPEPLTTNISRDIDNNSYQMKEFARLSATNLPIEKRVDSKTIDSVISKELRLKGIDTKFGFGVINKTNQLTTIANNIYLDQKDKTNYTYPLFTDSKDRTLYTLALVFPRKDYSLVKHNLPMLLGTFISLLTILGIYIISINYMMRQKKIAEVKTDFINNMSHEFKTPLATISVATDSLANDKIATDPDKVKYYSGLIKQENLRMKKQVETVLNMSKLERNEMPLHLKETNVRELIKSIAESFRLIVNERNGSLTTDFNATKYNFLIDEFHISNALINLLDNANKYSPETPEIKVSTRNEGNWYVIEISDKGMGMESTNKNKIFEKFFREETGNIHNVKGQGLGLSYVKKIIENHKGQIHVDSHKGKGSTFTIKLPII; from the coding sequence ATGAACAACAAGTTTATTCCTATTATATCTGTTTTTATGACAATTTCCTTGGTGGTTTTTGTCTCGCTGCAGTTATATTGGATTAAAGAATTATATACTTCGCTTGAGCAGGATTTTTCTAATAAAGTTTATTCCGCGTTAGAAACTTCAACTCAAAAAATAAATCAAATCGAAGTCAACAAATATTGGAATGAGACTTATAACAATGTTGGAAAGGAAGTTTTAGCTTCTAAAAATCAACCAACTAAGACTTTCATTCAGCAAAGTTCCGATTCTGCGAATCGTTCAAATATTCTTTTCCAAACAAGCATCGTTGAGAAACAAAATATTCCAGTTTCGGCAAAAGGTGACACTTTGTACACAACGAAACTTTATAAAGACGAAGGCCAATTAAAACTGAAAAGAAGTTCGCCAGAACCCTTGACAACCAACATTAGTCGGGATATTGATAATAATTCTTATCAGATGAAGGAATTCGCACGTTTGAGTGCGACTAATCTTCCGATAGAAAAACGTGTTGACAGCAAAACCATTGATTCCGTCATTTCTAAAGAACTGAGATTGAAAGGAATTGATACCAAATTTGGCTTTGGTGTCATCAACAAAACCAATCAATTAACGACTATTGCAAACAACATTTATCTTGACCAAAAAGATAAAACTAATTATACTTATCCGCTTTTTACAGACAGTAAAGATAGAACACTTTATACTCTGGCATTGGTTTTTCCAAGAAAGGATTATTCTTTGGTAAAACACAATTTACCAATGTTGTTGGGAACTTTCATTTCGTTGTTGACGATTTTGGGGATTTATATTATCTCTATTAATTATATGATGAGACAGAAAAAGATTGCCGAAGTCAAGACTGATTTCATCAATAATATGTCTCACGAGTTCAAAACCCCTTTGGCTACGATTTCTGTGGCGACGGATTCTTTGGCTAATGATAAAATCGCCACTGACCCAGACAAAGTCAAATATTATTCAGGGCTAATAAAACAGGAAAATCTGAGGATGAAAAAGCAGGTTGAAACCGTTCTGAATATGTCCAAACTGGAACGAAACGAAATGCCTCTTCATTTGAAAGAAACCAACGTTCGGGAATTGATAAAAAGTATTGCAGAATCTTTCCGACTAATTGTGAATGAAAGAAACGGAAGTTTGACAACAGATTTTAATGCGACTAAATATAATTTCTTAATCGATGAATTTCATATTTCGAATGCCTTAATCAATCTTCTTGATAACGCTAACAAATATTCTCCAGAAACGCCAGAAATAAAAGTCAGCACGAGAAACGAAGGCAACTGGTACGTCATCGAAATTTCCGACAAAGGAATGGGAATGGAATCAACCAATAAAAATAAAATCTTTGAAAAATTCTTCCGAGAAGAAACAGGAAACATCCATAACGTAAAAGGACAAGGACTTGGATTGTCTTATGTGAAAAAGATTATTGAGAATCATAAAGGTCAAATCCACGTAGATTCTCATAAAGGAAAAGGAAGCACATTCACCATAAAACTTCCGATAATATAA
- a CDS encoding SRPBCC family protein — translation MNSEIVFNKDSETGVYVMKVYKADVSTLWDYFTKPELIDQWWAPKPWKCETEKMDFRENGNWLYAMKGPNGEKEMALANYSEIMPHRSIAWTDAFADDKGKVRTDLPQTSWLIGFTGIDEGTRMTFNLHFNSKEEMNQLIDMGFEEGFKMGLNQLEDLLNR, via the coding sequence ATGAACTCAGAAATTGTTTTTAATAAGGACTCGGAAACAGGAGTTTATGTGATGAAAGTTTACAAAGCCGACGTTTCCACGCTTTGGGATTATTTTACAAAGCCAGAATTGATTGACCAATGGTGGGCGCCAAAACCTTGGAAATGCGAAACCGAAAAAATGGATTTTCGGGAAAACGGAAATTGGTTGTATGCAATGAAAGGTCCGAACGGAGAAAAAGAAATGGCATTAGCAAATTATAGTGAAATAATGCCTCACAGGAGTATTGCGTGGACAGATGCTTTCGCCGATGACAAAGGAAAAGTGAGGACAGATTTACCTCAAACGTCTTGGCTGATTGGTTTCACAGGAATTGATGAAGGCACAAGAATGACTTTCAACCTGCATTTCAACTCCAAAGAAGAAATGAATCAGCTCATTGATATGGGTTTTGAAGAAGGCTTCAAAATGGGACTGAATCAGTTGGAGGATTTGTTAAATCGATGA